A window of the Campylobacteraceae bacterium genome harbors these coding sequences:
- a CDS encoding DUF420 domain-containing protein, with protein sequence MFFEPGFFGTAAPLYLDLATSYFFILPFLILYSISYAIKKQYKKHYISQFVIIVITLVVVVIFELGLRLDGGFQKYSQDSSYNYVFLLIYLLAHIVLAVMTLSYWTYFVFTSYKAYKTGNLEKKHKQKGRYVFGLILLTSLTGLSFYALLFI encoded by the coding sequence ATGTTTTTTGAACCTGGTTTTTTTGGAACCGCCGCACCACTTTATTTGGATTTAGCTACTAGCTATTTTTTTATTCTGCCATTTTTAATTTTGTATTCAATATCCTATGCAATTAAAAAACAATACAAAAAACATTATATTTCCCAATTTGTAATTATTGTCATTACGTTAGTTGTTGTAGTCATCTTTGAGTTAGGCTTACGATTGGATGGTGGATTCCAGAAATATTCACAAGATTCATCTTACAATTATGTCTTTTTATTGATTTATCTGCTTGCACACATTGTTTTAGCAGTTATGACTTTGTCGTATTGGACTTATTTTGTTTTCACCTCTTATAAAGCTTATAAAACAGGTAATTTAGAAAAAAAACACAAACAAAAAGGACGTTATGTTTTTGGCCTTATTCTTCTTACTTCTCTAACAGGTTTATCTTTTTATGCTCTTTTATTTATTTGA
- a CDS encoding DUF3817 domain-containing protein, with translation MLKLAINRFRLISYIEGISYLILLFIAMPIKYILDNPYFVKIVGMSHGVLFIIFVIFLLETMRKNSWTLRFALETFVLSLIPFGSFLIEKRIKEL, from the coding sequence ATGTTAAAACTAGCCATCAATAGATTCAGACTTATTTCTTATATAGAAGGAATATCATATTTAATTTTACTTTTTATTGCTATGCCCATTAAATATATTTTAGATAACCCCTACTTTGTAAAAATTGTTGGAATGTCTCACGGAGTTTTATTTATAATTTTTGTAATTTTTTTATTAGAAACAATGAGAAAAAATTCTTGGACACTTAGATTTGCACTAGAAACGTTTGTACTTTCACTTATTCCTTTTGGTTCTTTTCTTATTGAAAAAAGAATAAAAGAACTTTAA